The Alnus glutinosa chromosome 1, dhAlnGlut1.1, whole genome shotgun sequence region ATTAGCCATCACATAACAATTCTACACTTAAAATATATGCTTACTATCAATTGTCTCCATCATCGTCAATTGTTGCCAATTTATCCTACGAGAAACAATCCCCAATGCAATATTACGGACCTGGCAAGACATTATGCGGATATTCCAAGAGGATAAATATTAATATGAATaggttttgtaaaaaaagaagtaaaataaatatatatatatatatatatatatatatatatatatatatatatatagagtacaTTTCTTCTCTTACCTCATCAAACACTAGACTGATGAACCTTAATGAAAGCATGAGGGTAAGAATAACTTCAGCCACTGGGACGCCAATATATTTCAAAGGAAGCATAAACCACCGCAAGGCAAATGCAAGTTGTTCAggggtggttgttgacaggcaAAGGCTCGCACTTTGGAAGACCTTTCAGAAAAAGCATATAAGCACTCATTATTAGtctattttaaatcaattatttgaATCCTCAAACTATTTGTATGACTATTATatactctcttcttcttcttttttttttctctttcttgttcaAATGACTCCAGTCTTGAATAAAACTATTATTGAGCCTCCAGATGCTACCTTATAACATTAAAACACATCCAAATTGAATGAAAGGCTAGAGTATATCCAAGTTAGTTAGTAAGGGGAAAAACGGTCTGAACCAAAACAAGTTATTAAACAACTTACAGTGAAGGTTAAGCATGCGGCAGTGCTTGCCACCGACAGGCCCTTCCTTGTAAATTGTAATGGTCCCAGCTTCATAATTAAATACGAGTAACCTCTCAAGGATGCAGGAAGATTAGGCAATCCCATCATTGCAGGTGGTGGAGTTCTCAACTGGACAAGAGGTGGGACACCATCCGAACCCAGCCccaacataataaataaaattccagAAAGCAAAGCCACTCTTCCCAATTGGTCCTACAAGAGTTGTTAGAGAATTAGCAAGATAGATATTTTTCCCTGCATCAGCACACTGgttattgttttcaaaacagacACACTAGTATATGCATTTACCATGCACTTTTACTAGAAAGAAGGGTTAATTCAAGTTTGAACtacaaaaaacaataaacatGGTGATGACATGTTCTACTCACTTCAAccaatatatgtatgtatatagaTATTTATAATTAAGCCAATTAATTACAGATCCACTGGTATATGACTTTTGAATTAGATCACAGGGcataaaaaaaggataaaaatcaCATAAGAGCATAAACAACCGTAATACGGAACctaaaagtagatttttttttcttttgctgggggggggggggggggttgagcAATGACCATGAGACGAGGCAGCAATTAACAAGGTGTTAACTCTAAAAAGAAGTGTGTTTTCCCTGTTACAATATGTAAGTGAAACCTGAACTTATTGGctcaaatcttaaaaataacaaattaaccTTAATACCCAACTTATCCAAAACAGATAAGATAACTTAAGCTTACCATATCATATGACTGCAGCAGAGAAGTTAGATATGCACACCCAGTATGTGATCCTACTTTCCTTATTCTGTAAGTTCAGATTCTATTTTGTTAACAAGTTGAAAATAACCAAGTTTGTTGAGCAAAAAATTGACAAGGAGACCAAAAATTTGATCAATGTACGAACAGCTCTTCATGCTTAATAATTTAGAATGCAATCTAGTTAATGGCTTCAAATGACCAAATGTCTTAACCAAGAAATGTACAAGAACATCCAAAAGTTATCAAATTATATACAGTTCCTCACGCTTTATAAGTCAAAGGCTAGTACTCACCATCCAAACATGTTTTGGGAGAAACCATATAGACAGAAAAGTCAAGTATATCACTAGTCCAAAACGCATTATTACATTGGACCTTGCTGGTAGAACAACTAAAGCCAAAAGCCATACCTGAAAAACCAATACAACTTGAtattataaacaaaatcaaaacccaaaaaaaaaaaaaaagaagaagaagaagaagaagaagaagaagaagaagagagagagagagagagagagagagagcaggaATAGAATCCTCAGACATATTGTTTACTTTTCCCTTCACTTACTTATTAGAAGAAAGACAAAATTTGCtcagaatacaaaataaaaccataACCAGTCAATGCATTCGCCAAATCTACATAAAGTCTAGCATTCAAATGCTAATTTGTGACAAATGGTTATTGAAAATTTTAGGTTGAAAAATAAGTCGCCTgctaagtgtttttattttcaactaTTAACTACCTTATTTCTTTACAGAAAGTCTAAACAACATACTCATGTCCTTCTCTCATAATGCTCATAAATGAATTACATTTCCCAAACAATCAAACTTTCCTCTAAcacaaattcttacaaaaataatcccaaaattaaaacattatcAATTCTATAATGGGTTCCATCAttctcaaaaataaacaaaacccaTGAATTGAATGACCCAATCAACCAAATTTCACTACAGTACATCTCGATCAAACAAAAAGTACAAAAATCACACAGTACCGAGAAAAATTGAACACACCAATTTGACTCTGGGGTCCACGGAGTGAAGAAAAGTGGTGGGTGACGATACGAATTGGTAAATGGGGCTGGCGGTGGCGCCGGAAATCAGCCTCAGAACTTTATCGGCTGAGATAGCTCCGGTGGGCAACCACTTCACCCAGTTCCCGGTTGCGCCATTATCACTGGCGGAAGCTCTACTTCGGAGGGTTATCTTCTTCACCGGCTGGAGGACTTTGTTTCGAGAAAGGAGGGGTCTAGGGTATGGGAGGGTATGGGAGAGGAAGGAAGTGAGATTTGGGGGAATTAGGGTTTTGGGACAGGTAGGGTTTGGAGAGAATGTGACCGTTGGGAAGGTACGGTGCGTGCAGTTCATTGGTGAGGGCTtaattggaaaaaagaaagcGGAGAGGTTTCTGTATAAGTTAGCGCAATTGGTTGTCGTCCAAATTGGGCGGGAATAGATCGTTCTTGACATGCAAGTGACTATCAATGGACTTTTACCCCATTttccaacataaaaaataaaaataaaacctaaaatacCCTATTCATTTAGTTTTTCTTCAGACCCTAGCTCCCTCCAGCAAAAATGTGGAATATGATGAaaatatctatttatttattaattttttgaatggtTATTCTGCAATTATTTAAGTTCACAATGTTTGTTTTGGCATCATAAGTTAAATGATTTTATAATTGCATTATTAATGTTTTGGCTTGACTCCCAACATTGTTGTTGTTTAAGGCTTCAGAAATCTTGTTAGGAAAAAGAGTTTACACTCAAAAGTACTGGTTTTCATGGACCATATAGATCGTGTTTAGTTTATTTACTAGTTGTTTATGCCATGAGATTAAATTCAAGACTtctatgcttttattttatataaacataCATAGACAGAAATTATATGTATCTAAGTGgttttgtatttatataagtCTGTCTGCCcaacttatcaaaaatatatatatatatattcgtccTCCCACATCAAAAATCCTGATTCCGCCCTTGCCTATTCCTAAGCAAGCATTTATTTTGTGGTTGGTTGTAATGGATGACTTATCAACATGGAAAATGATGCTGAAATGGGGATATAAGAGAGGTGTAATGTGTTGATACAATTTTCCGATTGTTGATGTGTCACCCTGTGATTCGTCTGAAACTTTCCTTCTATTGAAATCTGAAAAAGAAACACTGCGTCGGGAGATGCCGATAATCctgctccgatgcttaagttagcacTGGATTTGAAGGAGAATACTTAGAGTAATTTTTTCAGTAGATTTCCCGTAGTTTTTACCAGTGAAGAccttgtatttatagaggttttAGTGACGGTTGAAATACTCTGCATGTCCTGAATTCCCGGGAGTCTACAGTTAGTGGCAACGTGGGTTTGAGGTTCCGCACGTCCTAAATTCCTGGGGGTTTATAATTAGGGGAAATGTGGGTTGCGACATGCGGAATGTTGGGGTTCCGTGGTGTTGTCCCTACTACGCATCTAGGGGCGAAGTATCCGGGATTTCTCGGAATTCCTTGTTGATACCGTGATTTTCGAGATCCTTGGTAATTCCAGAAAGTCTGAAATGATCCATTTGAGCTCTGAAACACCGATGTGTTTTGTGTTGAATGAATATTCTGGAGCCCGAGGTGATTCATGCCCAAGGTGCCCGGCCCTCGAGGTGGCTTGTGGCTGAGGTGACCCCGACCCTTGACCAAGATGGCCTGGCATGGTTGGTCCTTTGACTTTGGGCCCAAGTGGCCTCGGTGcggattatttctccaacataATGTGTGTACTTCGCAGAAATATTAGGTTTTCAagagtttttttattagtattccAGAGTTTTTTTGACCGTTTGGTCATTATCAAATTTTATGACTTGATCTTCAAGTCATAACGTTCATCTCCACGTTCCTTAGAAAAGTAGACATTCTCTCttctataaagaaaaaatattcttcaaaccCAAGGAGGGACAATACGTTTTGCACAAAGAAataatttccttttcttttcaatgTCATGCGTAGACTAGTGTTGTTAAAACACTTCCTTTGAGCCATAAAgctatttttcatattattagcttttcttcaataaaaaaaatatgataaagtTCAATCAAAGAGGTTGTTCTATTAGCCATCGTTTTTTGAAGTATGTCCTCAATGAAAGTAGAtgctatagtctaatcctgaGAATTTAcgtgtcaagagatccgatcacacTAAATTATTTACTCCGAAAGGtacgaatcaacctttaagggcAACGCTTATACGTGATTCtataatattaatatgaaaTATTTCCTTACTCTAATTTTATTCTGCTgcattctatttattttattattattatttcggattAATATGACCtaatatcaataaaaatattttgtaccATCAAAATTATTCCCAACATTTAGTAAAAGGATATGAAAAGAGATTTTGAGTAAGTGTTTAGTAAAAGATCCGCATATATACAGAGTGGGAGGATCTTATGAATTGGGTTGTAAGAGCTTTGAAAGGCCATAAATTGAAAGCAATATTGTGTAGATTGAGATGGAGTGCAACAGTGTATAATATATTTGGAAGCAGAGGAAATGATATTAACTATTAAGCATCCAAACGAAATTAGATCATAAGAGAAAATTGTTGAGAATTAGAACTCGCATTGGGGCAATAGGAAGATTCAAAATGTAGAGTTGTGTTGCAAATGAGTTTATAGAAATATGTATAGTTTAATAATCGATTATAATTTTGAGTTTGATCACAATATATCGGCTTATTTATTAAACGAACCGAGTTCAAGTGGAGTTTATCCAAACCAAGCCCGTGTTGACGTAAAGCGCTCATTTTGAAGAGTCAACCCAATGTCACAAAATGGATGGCCAGGAGATCATCCATTAGAAGATCTTGCACATTTTGGCAATTTGATAATAGTtccatttttttgtttcaaGCCAATATGAAAACGCTTAAGAGTCTGTTTAGGATTGcattaaagaatttaaaaagtacttttaatacataaaaagttgtgtcaaacaaaaaattggtcCGTTTGGtgaaaaaaaactcaaaagggACCTATTTGACGTTTTTGCCAAAAACACACTTTTGGAAAAAGcctaaaattgaagtttttttttgtaaagaacTCATTCTAACTTTAAAAGTTCCATTTCGTTACGCAATCCCCAACAGGTTTAAGTTAGCCATTACTGGCCAACACTCCCAAACACTGGTCACCTGTACATCTTACCAATATATGTAATAATGGAAGTAGCCTTTCTTAGTAAACCACCATTGATGGAGTCAAGATGGGTCAATTGAATAATAGAAGAACCACATTTGCAATTTCAAATTGAAAAGGATTATTTCCCTTTATTAGGGGTAAAAATCAAGAAGAGCAAATTTAGGCCACATTTGAGTCTCAAGGAGATTGAGATTCGGTACACATACCTATTCAAGCAATCTGAATAGATAAGTGCGAGATGATTTTTATGGAGCTTATCTGTTCGAACGGGTGGACAGACAACTCGAGACCTGCTTAACTAAGTGGATTCCATAAAAGGTCTGCTCACAACTAATTGTCTGAATTACTAATAATTCGAATAACTAATTGCTAGAAATTCAAATCCGTCCCAAGGGGTAGAAAGcaacgtgtatatatatatgctacttCGTAGTgcacatccttttttttttttttttgcccttttgtATAAAAATCCATTTATATGTCCCTCTCCCTCGGGATAGGCAACCTAATTCTAATACAACGTTATTGTTGCAAATA contains the following coding sequences:
- the LOC133858929 gene encoding protein ABCI12, chloroplastic, producing MSRTIYSRPIWTTTNCANLYRNLSAFFFPIKPSPMNCTHRTFPTVTFSPNPTCPKTLIPPNLTSFLSHTLPYPRPLLSRNKVLQPVKKITLRSRASASDNGATGNWVKWLPTGAISADKVLRLISGATASPIYQFVSSPTTFLHSVDPRVKLVWLLALVVLPARSNVIMRFGLVIYLTFLSIWFLPKHVWMDQLGRVALLSGILFIMLGLGSDGVPPLVQLRTPPPAMMGLPNLPASLRGYSYLIMKLGPLQFTRKGLSVASTAACLTFTVFQSASLCLSTTTPEQLAFALRWFMLPLKYIGVPVAEVILTLMLSLRFISLVFDEVRNIALGIVSRRINWQQLTMMETIDIFFIYFRRIFKNLFSHAEQISQAMIVRGFRGDSNAHKIYFLSNSSFGVEDIVSLLCLVGVTGAALLSDYFFV